A genomic window from Pseudomonas alcaligenes includes:
- the purL gene encoding phosphoribosylformylglycinamidine synthase yields MLILRGAPALSAFRHGKLLSQLTAKVPAVTGLYAEFAHFAEVTGVLDASEEQVLARLLKYGPSVPVQEPAGQLFLVIPRFGTISPWSSKATDIARNCGLAKIERLERGIAYYVSGELSDADRQTVAAVLHDRMTQLVLGALEEAAGLFSHAEPKPLTAVDVLGGGRAALEQANVELGLALAEDEIDYLVKSFVELGRNPHDVELMMFAQANSEHCRHKIFNASWDIDGQSQDKSLFGMIKNTYEMHREGVLSAYKDNASVIEGFTAGRFFPNPATREYGATQEPVHILMKVETHNHPTAIAPFPGASTGSGGEIRDEGATGRGAKPKAGLTGFTVSNLNIPGFVQPWEKPYGKPERIVTALDIMIEGPLGGAAFNNEFGRPALNGYFRTFEQAVQSPRGEEVRGYHKPIMLAGGLGNIRADHVQKGEISVGAKLIVLGGPAMLIGLGGGAASSMATGASSADLDFASVQRDNPEMERRCQEVIDRCWQLGADNPIKFIHDVGAGGISNALPELINDGGRGGRFELRAVPNDEPGMAPLEIWCNESQERYVMSVDAADFERFKAICERERCPFAVVGEAIAEPHLTVTDSHFGNKPVDMPLNVLLGKPPRMHRSVQREAEQGDDFDAATVSIDEAVSRVLRHPAVASKSFLITIGDRTITGLVNRDQMVGPWQVPVADCAVTATSFDVYTGEAMAMGERTPLALLDAPASGRMAVGETITNLAAARIEKLSDIKLSANWMAAAGHPGEDARLYDTVKAVGMELCPALGITIPVGKDSMSMKTRWQDNGQDKSVTSPLSLVISGFAPVQDVRQSLTPQLRLDKGETDLILIDLGRGQNRMGGSILAQTFTQLGQAVPDVDDAEDLKAFFAVIQGLNADGHILAYHDRSDGGLLTTTLEMAFAGHCGLNLFLDALADSASELPAVLFNEELGAVIQVRQDATPEILAQFSAAGLGDCVAVIGQPVNGSDVAISFNGEPVFGAQRSLLQRQWAETSYQIQRLRDNAECADQEFDLILDEDNPGLSTKLSFDVNQDIAAPYIKKGVRPQVAILREQGVNGQVEMAAAFDRAGFSAIDVHMSDILAGRVSLDEFKGLVACGGFSYGDVLGAGEGWAKSILFNARARDGFQAFFERKDSFALGVCNGCQMMSNLHELIPGTEFWPHFVRNRSEQFEARVAMVQVQESASIFLQGMAGSRMPIAIAHGEGHAEFESEEALLEADLSGTVALRFIDNHGKVTENYPANPNGSPRGITGLCSRDGRVTIMMPHPERVFRAVQNSWRPDEWQEDGGWMRMFRNARVWVD; encoded by the coding sequence ATGTTGATCCTGCGCGGCGCGCCCGCTCTTTCCGCCTTCCGCCACGGCAAACTGCTTTCGCAACTGACCGCCAAGGTCCCCGCCGTGACCGGGCTGTACGCCGAGTTCGCGCACTTCGCCGAAGTGACCGGCGTGCTCGATGCCTCCGAAGAGCAGGTGCTGGCCCGGCTGCTGAAGTACGGTCCGAGCGTGCCGGTGCAGGAGCCCGCCGGCCAGCTGTTCCTGGTCATTCCGCGCTTCGGCACCATCTCGCCCTGGTCGAGCAAGGCCACCGACATCGCCCGCAACTGCGGCCTGGCCAAGATCGAGCGCCTGGAGCGCGGCATCGCCTACTACGTCAGCGGCGAGCTGAGCGACGCCGACCGCCAGACCGTCGCCGCCGTGCTGCACGACCGCATGACCCAGCTTGTGCTGGGCGCCCTGGAAGAGGCCGCCGGCCTGTTCAGCCATGCCGAGCCCAAGCCGCTGACCGCGGTGGACGTGCTCGGCGGCGGCCGCGCCGCCCTGGAGCAGGCCAACGTCGAGCTGGGCCTGGCCCTGGCCGAGGACGAGATCGACTACCTGGTGAAGAGCTTCGTCGAGCTGGGCCGCAACCCGCACGACGTCGAGCTGATGATGTTCGCCCAGGCCAACTCCGAGCACTGCCGTCACAAGATCTTCAATGCCAGCTGGGACATCGATGGCCAGAGCCAGGACAAGTCGCTGTTCGGCATGATCAAGAACACCTACGAGATGCACCGCGAGGGCGTGCTGTCCGCCTACAAGGACAACGCCTCGGTGATCGAGGGCTTCACCGCCGGGCGCTTCTTCCCCAACCCGGCCACCCGCGAGTACGGCGCTACCCAGGAGCCGGTGCACATCCTGATGAAGGTGGAAACCCACAACCACCCGACCGCCATCGCCCCCTTCCCCGGCGCCTCCACCGGCTCCGGCGGTGAGATCCGCGACGAAGGCGCCACCGGTCGCGGCGCCAAGCCCAAGGCCGGCCTGACCGGCTTCACCGTGTCCAACCTGAACATCCCCGGCTTCGTGCAGCCCTGGGAGAAGCCCTACGGCAAGCCCGAGCGCATCGTCACCGCGCTGGACATCATGATCGAGGGCCCGCTGGGCGGCGCCGCGTTCAACAACGAATTCGGCCGCCCGGCGCTGAACGGCTACTTCCGCACCTTCGAGCAGGCCGTGCAGAGCCCGCGCGGCGAGGAAGTACGCGGCTACCACAAGCCGATCATGCTGGCCGGCGGCCTCGGCAACATCCGTGCAGACCATGTGCAGAAGGGCGAGATCTCGGTCGGCGCCAAGCTGATCGTGCTCGGCGGCCCGGCCATGCTGATCGGCCTGGGCGGCGGCGCCGCCTCGTCGATGGCCACCGGCGCCAGCTCCGCCGACCTGGACTTCGCCTCGGTGCAGCGCGACAACCCGGAAATGGAGCGGCGCTGCCAGGAAGTCATCGACCGCTGCTGGCAGCTGGGCGCCGACAACCCGATCAAGTTCATCCACGACGTCGGCGCCGGCGGCATCTCCAACGCCCTGCCGGAGCTGATCAACGACGGCGGTCGTGGCGGTCGCTTCGAGCTGCGCGCGGTGCCCAACGACGAGCCGGGCATGGCGCCGCTGGAAATCTGGTGCAACGAGTCGCAGGAGCGCTACGTGATGAGCGTGGACGCCGCCGACTTCGAGCGCTTCAAGGCCATCTGCGAGCGCGAGCGCTGCCCCTTCGCCGTGGTCGGCGAGGCCATCGCCGAGCCGCACCTGACCGTCACCGACAGCCACTTCGGCAACAAGCCGGTGGACATGCCGCTCAATGTGCTGCTCGGCAAGCCGCCGCGCATGCACCGCAGTGTGCAGCGCGAGGCGGAGCAGGGCGATGACTTCGATGCCGCCACCGTGAGCATCGACGAGGCGGTGAGCCGCGTGCTGCGCCACCCGGCCGTGGCCAGCAAGAGCTTCCTGATCACCATCGGCGACCGCACCATCACCGGCCTGGTCAACCGCGACCAGATGGTCGGCCCCTGGCAGGTGCCGGTGGCCGACTGCGCGGTGACCGCCACCAGCTTCGACGTCTATACCGGCGAGGCCATGGCCATGGGCGAGCGCACCCCGCTGGCCCTGCTGGATGCGCCTGCGTCGGGCCGCATGGCGGTCGGCGAGACCATCACCAACCTGGCCGCTGCGCGCATCGAGAAACTCTCCGACATCAAGCTGTCGGCCAACTGGATGGCGGCCGCCGGCCACCCGGGCGAGGACGCCCGCCTGTACGACACCGTCAAGGCGGTGGGCATGGAGCTGTGCCCGGCGCTGGGCATCACCATCCCGGTGGGCAAGGACTCCATGTCCATGAAGACCCGCTGGCAGGACAACGGCCAGGACAAGAGCGTCACCTCGCCGCTGTCGCTGGTGATCTCCGGCTTCGCCCCGGTGCAGGACGTGCGCCAGAGCCTGACCCCGCAGCTGCGCCTGGACAAGGGCGAGACCGACCTGATCCTGATCGACCTCGGCCGCGGGCAGAACCGCATGGGTGGATCGATCCTGGCGCAGACCTTCACCCAGCTCGGCCAGGCCGTGCCGGACGTCGACGACGCCGAGGACCTCAAGGCTTTCTTCGCGGTGATCCAGGGCCTCAACGCCGATGGCCACATCTTGGCCTACCACGACCGTTCCGACGGCGGCCTGCTGACCACCACCCTGGAAATGGCCTTCGCCGGCCACTGCGGCCTCAACCTGTTCCTCGATGCCCTGGCCGATTCCGCCAGCGAGCTGCCGGCCGTGCTGTTCAACGAGGAGCTGGGCGCGGTGATCCAGGTGCGCCAGGACGCCACCCCGGAAATCCTCGCCCAGTTCAGTGCCGCCGGCCTCGGTGACTGCGTGGCGGTGATCGGCCAGCCGGTCAACGGCAGCGACGTGGCCATCAGTTTCAACGGCGAGCCGGTGTTCGGTGCCCAGCGCAGCCTGCTGCAGCGCCAGTGGGCCGAGACCAGCTACCAGATCCAGCGCCTGCGCGACAACGCCGAGTGCGCCGACCAGGAATTCGACCTTATCCTCGACGAGGACAATCCGGGCCTGTCGACCAAGCTGAGCTTCGACGTCAACCAGGATATCGCCGCGCCCTACATCAAGAAGGGTGTGCGTCCGCAGGTGGCGATCCTCCGCGAGCAGGGCGTCAACGGCCAGGTGGAGATGGCCGCGGCCTTCGACCGCGCAGGGTTCTCCGCAATTGACGTGCATATGAGCGACATCCTTGCCGGCCGCGTCAGCCTGGACGAGTTCAAGGGCCTGGTGGCCTGCGGCGGCTTCTCCTACGGCGACGTGCTCGGCGCCGGCGAGGGCTGGGCCAAGTCGATCCTGTTCAACGCCCGCGCCCGTGACGGCTTCCAGGCCTTCTTCGAGCGCAAGGACAGCTTCGCCCTCGGCGTGTGCAACGGCTGCCAGATGATGAGCAACCTGCACGAGCTGATTCCCGGTACCGAGTTCTGGCCGCACTTCGTGCGCAACCGCTCGGAGCAGTTCGAGGCGCGCGTGGCCATGGTCCAGGTGCAGGAGTCGGCGTCGATCTTCCTACAGGGCATGGCCGGTTCGCGCATGCCGATCGCCATCGCCCATGGCGAAGGCCATGCCGAGTTCGAGAGCGAGGAGGCGCTGCTGGAGGCCGATCTGTCCGGCACCGTGGCGCTGCGCTTCATCGACAACCACGGCAAGGTCACCGAGAACTACCCGGCCAACCCCAACGGCTCGCCGCGTGGCATCACTGGTCTGTGCAGCCGCGACGGCCGCGTGACCATCATGATGCCGCACCCGGAGCGGGTATTCCGCGCCGTGCAGAACTCCTGGCGCCCGGACGAGTGGCAGGAAGACGGCGGCTGGATGCGCATGTTCCGCAACGCGCGCGTCTGGGTCGACTAA
- a CDS encoding multicopper oxidase family protein, with translation MPFTRRQILAGLAGLGVAGLGAGGVRYWLGRPENVASHDYELIAAPLDLELVPGHKTPAWAYGGQAPGLELRCRQGERLRVRFVNRLEVETTIHWHGIRLPLEMDGVPYVSQLPVKPGEYFDYDFVCPDAGSYWYHPHTASAEQLGRGLVGPLIVEEREPSGFRHERTLCLKTWHVDEQGAFSDFLVPRQAAREGTRGRLSTVNGVPNPTLELPAGQVVRLRLINVDNTITYRLNLPGGEARIYALDGNPVAPRPLGKDYWLGPGMRLDLALKVPAAGGELPLRNGPLRLATIRSVPSTEAPGDWPPALPANPLVEPDLSRAETLRFNFEWAAALSGDVSKGGSYKYWQINGQAWDINDKTCAERPIASLKRGGHYIFVLRNMAQYQHPIHLHGMSFKVLDSDRKDIVPYFTDTYLLGKNETARIAFVADNPGVWMFHCHVIDHMETGLMAAIEVV, from the coding sequence ATGCCGTTTACCCGCAGACAGATACTCGCCGGCCTCGCCGGGCTGGGCGTTGCCGGCCTCGGTGCCGGTGGCGTGCGCTACTGGCTGGGCCGTCCCGAGAATGTGGCGAGCCACGACTACGAGCTGATCGCCGCGCCGCTGGACCTGGAGCTGGTGCCGGGGCACAAGACCCCGGCCTGGGCCTACGGCGGTCAGGCCCCGGGCCTGGAGCTGCGCTGCCGCCAGGGCGAGCGCTTGCGCGTGCGCTTCGTCAACCGGCTGGAAGTGGAGACCACCATCCACTGGCACGGCATCCGCCTGCCGCTGGAGATGGACGGCGTGCCCTATGTCTCGCAGCTGCCGGTCAAGCCCGGCGAGTACTTCGACTACGACTTCGTCTGCCCGGATGCCGGCAGCTACTGGTACCACCCGCACACCGCCAGCGCCGAGCAGCTGGGCCGCGGTCTGGTCGGCCCGTTGATCGTCGAGGAGCGCGAGCCGAGCGGCTTTCGCCACGAGCGCACGCTGTGCCTGAAGACCTGGCACGTGGACGAGCAGGGCGCCTTCAGCGACTTCCTGGTGCCGCGCCAGGCCGCCCGCGAGGGCACCCGCGGGCGCCTGTCGACCGTCAATGGCGTGCCCAACCCGACCCTGGAGCTGCCGGCCGGACAGGTGGTGCGCCTGCGTCTGATCAACGTCGACAACACCATCACCTACCGCCTCAACCTGCCCGGTGGCGAGGCGCGCATCTACGCGCTGGATGGCAATCCCGTGGCGCCGCGGCCGTTGGGCAAGGACTACTGGCTGGGCCCGGGCATGCGCCTCGATCTGGCGCTGAAGGTGCCGGCTGCCGGCGGCGAGCTGCCGCTGCGCAACGGCCCGCTGCGCCTGGCGACCATCAGGAGTGTGCCCAGCACCGAGGCGCCCGGCGACTGGCCGCCGGCGCTGCCGGCCAACCCGCTGGTCGAGCCGGATCTGTCCCGTGCCGAGACCCTGCGCTTCAACTTCGAGTGGGCCGCCGCGCTGTCCGGCGACGTGAGCAAGGGCGGCAGCTACAAGTACTGGCAGATCAACGGCCAGGCCTGGGACATCAACGACAAGACCTGCGCCGAGCGGCCCATCGCCAGCCTCAAGCGCGGCGGGCATTACATCTTCGTGCTGCGCAACATGGCCCAGTACCAGCACCCCATCCACCTGCACGGCATGAGCTTCAAGGTGCTGGATTCCGATCGCAAGGACATCGTGCCGTACTTCACCGACACCTATCTGCTGGGCAAGAACGAGACGGCGCGCATCGCTTTCGTCGCCGATAATCCGGGGGTGTGGATGTTCCACTGCCATGTGATCGACCACATGGAAACCGGCCTGATGGCCGCCATCGAGGTGGTCTGA
- a CDS encoding DUF2182 domain-containing protein encodes MLLLGALGWYWTAREAARMAAMGEMHMPPTDWLSLQGLLAFAMWLAMMLAMMLPAALPMILLYRRCLLRDRLRVAKLWLFCLAYAAIWAGFALLMSALQALGERAGILDPMSLRLPPALGAAALALAGLYQLSQAKAACLQHCQSPLQFLQHHARPGLAGAWRTGLHHGLYCLGCCWVLMLVLLAVGAMSLWGMALLSLLVLVEKLLPLGAGWRHCSGALLIAAGALLLAQP; translated from the coding sequence GTGCTGTTGCTCGGCGCGCTCGGCTGGTACTGGACGGCCCGCGAGGCGGCGCGCATGGCGGCCATGGGCGAGATGCACATGCCGCCGACCGACTGGCTGTCGCTGCAGGGGCTGCTGGCCTTCGCCATGTGGCTGGCGATGATGCTGGCGATGATGCTGCCGGCGGCCCTGCCGATGATCCTCCTGTACCGCCGTTGTCTGTTGCGCGACCGCCTGCGGGTGGCCAAGCTGTGGTTGTTCTGCCTGGCCTACGCAGCGATCTGGGCGGGCTTCGCCCTGCTCATGAGCGCCCTGCAGGCGCTCGGCGAGCGTGCTGGAATACTCGACCCGATGAGCCTGCGCCTGCCGCCGGCGTTGGGCGCCGCGGCCCTGGCGCTGGCCGGGCTGTACCAGCTGAGCCAGGCCAAGGCGGCCTGCCTCCAGCATTGCCAGAGTCCGCTGCAATTCCTCCAGCACCATGCCCGCCCGGGCCTGGCTGGGGCCTGGCGGACCGGCCTGCACCACGGTCTGTACTGCCTGGGTTGCTGCTGGGTGCTGATGCTGGTGTTGCTGGCGGTCGGCGCCATGAGCCTGTGGGGGATGGCACTGCTCAGCCTGCTGGTGCTGGTGGAGAAGCTGCTGCCGCTGGGCGCCGGCTGGCGGCATTGTAGTGGAGCGCTGCTGATCGCTGCCGGGGCGTTGCTGCTGGCACAGCCATAG
- a CDS encoding DUF1326 domain-containing protein, with protein MATYVDWRLRGPGVDLCNCDFGCPCQFNALPTHGKCEAAVGFHIVEGHFADTPLDDLNVACTFAWPGPIHEGQGQCQAFIDERASEAQRQALLTILSGQEQEPTAFFAIFASTVVTMHAPQFVPVEVRTDRTALTASIRVPGAIDGRVEPIRNPMDGSMHRAKVVLPEGFEFAEADCASATFRTTGAIALDYAGSNAMLYDLHMGPSGIIRA; from the coding sequence ATGGCCACTTATGTCGATTGGCGTCTGCGCGGCCCCGGAGTGGACCTGTGCAACTGCGATTTTGGTTGCCCCTGCCAGTTCAATGCCTTGCCCACCCACGGCAAGTGCGAGGCGGCGGTGGGCTTTCACATCGTCGAGGGGCACTTCGCCGACACTCCCCTGGATGACCTGAACGTGGCCTGCACCTTTGCCTGGCCTGGGCCGATCCACGAGGGGCAGGGGCAGTGCCAGGCTTTCATCGACGAGCGGGCCAGCGAGGCGCAGCGCCAGGCCCTGCTGACCATCCTCAGTGGCCAGGAGCAGGAGCCGACGGCCTTCTTCGCCATCTTCGCCAGCACGGTGGTGACCATGCATGCGCCGCAGTTCGTGCCGGTCGAGGTGCGCACCGATCGCACCGCGCTTACCGCCAGCATCCGTGTGCCCGGCGCCATCGACGGGCGGGTCGAGCCGATCCGCAACCCCATGGATGGCTCCATGCATCGGGCCAAGGTGGTGCTGCCGGAGGGTTTCGAGTTCGCTGAGGCCGACTGTGCCAGTGCCACCTTCCGCACCACCGGGGCCATCGCCCTGGACTATGCCGGCAGCAACGCCATGCTCTACGACCTGCACATGGGGCCCAGTGGCATCATTCGCGCCTAG
- the tadA gene encoding tRNA adenosine(34) deaminase TadA yields MRQPKIIDRSQDERFMREALALAAEGAQRGEVPVGAVLVQDGEVIGRGFNCPISTSDPSAHAEMVAIRAAASAVQNYRLPGSTLYVTLEPCSMCAGLIVHSRVSRVVYGTTEPKAGVAVSRGQFFTQDFLNHRVLIEGGLLAQECGEMLSAFFKARRSGDR; encoded by the coding sequence ATGCGCCAACCGAAGATCATCGACCGCAGCCAGGACGAGCGTTTCATGCGCGAGGCGCTGGCGCTGGCCGCGGAGGGGGCACAAAGGGGCGAGGTGCCGGTGGGCGCCGTGCTGGTGCAGGATGGCGAGGTGATCGGCCGCGGTTTCAACTGCCCGATCTCCACCAGCGACCCCAGCGCCCACGCCGAGATGGTGGCGATCCGCGCCGCCGCCAGTGCCGTGCAGAACTACCGGCTGCCCGGCAGCACCCTGTACGTGACCCTGGAGCCCTGCAGCATGTGCGCCGGGCTGATCGTGCATTCGCGCGTCAGTCGGGTGGTGTACGGCACCACCGAGCCCAAGGCCGGGGTGGCGGTCAGTCGGGGCCAGTTCTTCACCCAGGATTTTCTCAACCACCGGGTGCTGATCGAGGGCGGGCTGCTGGCGCAGGAATGCGGCGAGATGCTCAGCGCCTTCTTCAAGGCGCGGCGCAGCGGCGACAGGTAG
- the guaA gene encoding glutamine-hydrolyzing GMP synthase: MAHHDIHAHRILILDFGSQYTQLIARRVREIGVYCEIHPFDMDDAAIRAFAPRGIILAGGPESVHEAGSPRAPQAVFDLNVPLFGICYGMQTMAEQLGGKVEGSDLREFGYARVDVVGKARLLDGIEDHVDADGVLGLDVWMSHGDKVTAMPAGFHILASTPSCPIAAMADDSRAYYGVQFHPEVTHTKQGGRILSRFILDICGCAALWTPANIVEDAIATVRAQVGSSKVLLGLSGGVDSSVVAALLHKAIGDQLTCVFVDNGLLRHQEGDQVMAMFAENMGVKVIRANAEDLFLGRLAGVSDPEEKRKIIGRTFIEVFDQEATKLKDVKFLAQGTIYPDVIESAGAKTGKAHVIKSHHNVGGLPEDMQFSLVEPLRELFKDEVRKIGLELGLPYDMVYRHPFPGPGLGVRILGEVKKEYADLLRLADHIFIEELRNFDWYHKTSQAFVVFQPVKSVGVVGDGRRYAWVVALRAVETIDFMTARWAHLPYELLEKVSNRIINEIEGISRVTYDVSSKPPATIEWE; this comes from the coding sequence ATGGCCCATCATGACATTCACGCCCACCGCATCCTGATCCTGGATTTCGGTTCCCAGTACACCCAGCTGATCGCCCGCCGCGTGCGCGAGATCGGCGTGTACTGCGAGATCCACCCGTTCGACATGGACGACGCCGCCATCCGCGCCTTCGCCCCGCGCGGCATCATCCTCGCCGGCGGCCCCGAGTCGGTGCACGAGGCGGGCAGCCCGCGCGCGCCGCAGGCGGTGTTCGACCTGAACGTGCCGCTGTTCGGCATCTGCTACGGCATGCAGACCATGGCCGAGCAGCTCGGCGGCAAGGTGGAAGGCTCCGACCTGCGCGAGTTCGGCTACGCCCGCGTTGACGTGGTCGGCAAGGCCCGCCTGCTCGACGGCATCGAGGACCACGTGGACGCCGACGGCGTGCTCGGCCTCGACGTGTGGATGAGCCACGGCGACAAGGTCACCGCCATGCCCGCCGGCTTCCACATCCTCGCCAGCACCCCGAGCTGCCCGATCGCCGCCATGGCCGACGACAGCCGCGCCTACTACGGCGTGCAGTTCCACCCGGAAGTGACCCACACCAAGCAGGGCGGGCGCATCCTCTCGCGCTTCATCCTCGACATCTGCGGCTGCGCGGCCCTGTGGACCCCGGCCAACATCGTCGAAGACGCCATCGCCACCGTGCGTGCCCAGGTGGGCTCGTCCAAGGTGCTGCTGGGCCTGTCCGGCGGCGTCGACTCCTCGGTGGTCGCGGCCCTGCTGCACAAGGCCATCGGCGACCAGCTGACCTGCGTGTTCGTCGACAACGGCCTGCTGCGCCACCAGGAAGGCGACCAGGTGATGGCCATGTTCGCCGAGAACATGGGCGTCAAGGTGATCCGCGCCAACGCCGAGGACCTGTTCCTCGGTCGCCTGGCCGGCGTGTCCGATCCGGAAGAGAAGCGCAAGATCATCGGTCGCACCTTCATCGAGGTGTTCGACCAGGAAGCCACCAAGCTCAAGGACGTGAAGTTCCTCGCCCAGGGCACCATCTACCCGGACGTGATCGAGTCGGCCGGCGCCAAGACCGGCAAGGCCCACGTGATCAAGAGCCACCACAACGTCGGCGGCCTGCCGGAAGACATGCAGTTCTCCCTGGTCGAGCCGCTGCGCGAGCTGTTCAAGGACGAAGTGCGCAAGATCGGCCTGGAGCTGGGCCTGCCCTACGACATGGTCTACCGCCATCCGTTCCCGGGCCCGGGCCTGGGCGTGCGCATCCTCGGCGAAGTGAAGAAGGAGTACGCCGACCTGCTGCGTCTGGCCGACCACATCTTCATCGAAGAACTGCGCAACTTCGACTGGTACCACAAGACCAGCCAGGCCTTCGTGGTATTCCAGCCGGTGAAATCGGTCGGCGTGGTCGGTGACGGCCGGCGCTATGCCTGGGTCGTGGCCCTGCGCGCCGTGGAGACCATCGACTTCATGACCGCGCGTTGGGCGCACCTGCCCTACGAGCTGCTGGAGAAGGTCTCCAACCGCATCATCAACGAGATCGAAGGCATCTCCCGGGTCACCTACGACGTGTCGAGCAAGCCGCCGGCGACCATCGAGTGGGAGTGA
- the mltF gene encoding membrane-bound lytic murein transglycosylase MltF gives MFAHTALRIRSAACCLAACILLLLAGCDGASETRQPSTLERVQEEGVLRVVTRNSPTTYFQDRSGETGFEYELAKRFAESLGVELKIETADNLDDLFARLNQPNGPVLAAAGLVASDGRKAQANFTRAYLDVTPQIIYRNGQRRPSRPEDLIDRRILVLKGSSHAEQLAELKKTLPDLQYEESTDVEVVDLLRMVDEGQVDLTLVDSNELAMNQVYFPNVRVAFDLGEARSLGWAVAAGTDDSLLREADHFLALVEENGSLQRLKERYYGHVDVLGYVGAYTFAKHLQQRLPRYEQHFRQAAEKYKVDWRLLAAIGYQESLWTPDATSKTGVRGLMMLTQNTAQAMGVVNRLDPRQSIAGGAKYFALVHSGLTEDMSEPDRTWFALAAYNIGIAHLADARKLAQAEGLNPNKWLDVQKMLPRLAQKRWYSKTRYGYARGGETVHFVRNVRRYYDILNWVTQPQLEGTRVAESGLHVPGVNKTIPKEEPTQL, from the coding sequence ATGTTTGCACACACCGCGTTGCGCATCCGCTCGGCCGCCTGCTGTCTGGCGGCCTGCATCCTCCTGCTGCTCGCTGGCTGCGACGGGGCTTCCGAGACCCGCCAACCCAGCACCCTCGAGCGCGTACAGGAGGAGGGTGTGCTTCGCGTGGTCACCCGCAACAGCCCGACCACCTACTTCCAGGACCGCAGCGGCGAAACCGGCTTCGAGTACGAGCTGGCCAAGCGCTTCGCCGAGAGCCTGGGCGTCGAGCTGAAGATCGAGACCGCCGACAACCTCGACGACCTGTTCGCCCGCCTCAACCAGCCGAACGGCCCGGTGCTGGCCGCGGCCGGCCTGGTGGCCAGCGACGGGCGCAAGGCCCAGGCCAACTTCACCCGCGCCTACCTGGATGTCACCCCGCAGATCATCTACCGCAACGGCCAGCGCCGCCCCAGCCGCCCCGAGGACCTAATCGACCGGCGCATCCTGGTGCTCAAGGGCAGCAGCCATGCCGAGCAGCTGGCCGAGCTGAAGAAGACCCTGCCGGACCTGCAGTACGAGGAATCCACCGACGTCGAGGTGGTCGACCTGCTGCGCATGGTCGACGAGGGCCAGGTCGACCTGACCCTGGTCGACTCCAACGAACTGGCGATGAACCAGGTGTACTTCCCCAACGTACGGGTCGCCTTCGACCTGGGCGAAGCGCGCAGCCTGGGCTGGGCGGTAGCCGCCGGCACGGACGACAGCCTGCTGCGCGAGGCCGACCACTTCCTCGCCCTGGTCGAGGAGAACGGCAGCCTGCAGCGCCTCAAGGAGCGCTACTACGGCCACGTCGACGTGCTCGGCTACGTCGGCGCTTACACCTTCGCCAAGCACCTGCAGCAGCGCCTGCCACGCTATGAGCAACATTTCAGGCAGGCCGCCGAGAAGTACAAGGTGGACTGGCGCCTGCTCGCCGCCATCGGCTACCAGGAGTCACTGTGGACCCCGGACGCCACCTCCAAGACCGGCGTGCGCGGCCTGATGATGCTGACCCAGAACACCGCACAGGCCATGGGCGTGGTCAACCGCCTGGACCCGCGGCAGAGCATCGCCGGTGGTGCCAAGTACTTCGCCCTGGTGCACAGCGGCCTGACCGAGGACATGAGCGAGCCGGACCGCACCTGGTTCGCCCTGGCCGCCTACAACATCGGCATCGCCCACCTGGCGGACGCGCGCAAGCTGGCCCAGGCCGAGGGCCTCAACCCGAACAAGTGGCTGGACGTGCAGAAGATGCTGCCGCGCCTGGCGCAGAAGCGCTGGTACAGCAAGACCCGCTATGGCTACGCGCGCGGCGGCGAGACCGTGCACTTCGTGCGCAACGTGCGGCGCTACTACGACATCCTCAACTGGGTGACCCAGCCGCAACTGGAAGGCACCCGCGTGGCCGAGAGCGGCCTGCATGTGCCGGGGGTGAACAAGACCATTCCCAAGGAAGAGCCGACCCAACTGTAG